A region of the Drosophila subobscura isolate 14011-0131.10 chromosome J, UCBerk_Dsub_1.0, whole genome shotgun sequence genome:
GCTGCCAAATGTGTCGCCCGTTGGCGGCGTCATGGCTTACACCTGTTTTCACCCTCTTTCCCCTCTCCCATCCAATCTCTTTGCACTCTCCACATCCCTGCCACAAGCCCATTGTGCGTCCGCAGCGGAAGTGCTTGCCTCTTGGAAGCGGAAGTGCATTTAATGCGACTGCAATTTGGATAACCGCTTTAGCAAGCCCATTAACAGCCTTAGGCAGGACATGCAGCtccatacatatgaacatatatttaatgtaaaatgtacattgtacatacatatgtacatacgtatgtagtatgaatgtacatatatgtatgtataatccTGCTGCAGTTCAATCCAacttattttaaatttatttacttgatAAAAACTAGTAGgtaaattttgcaattttttgtctTATTAACAATTACTCAATCTTTGTTGGAAAGTTAGTTGAGAAGATGTAGAGATTTTACTTTTAAACCTAAACCTATTTAAACCAAGggttctatttatttattatttttatttcaaaataatgttttgtattttttgaaGAAGTTTGGCCCACATCTAATATTTtgatataaaatatttacttattctTGTTTTTAACTACAATTATCCATTAAATAGCCTGTCAAAACCAATTTTCCATGCTCTAATTGACATTCCTGTCAAGATTAAAAATATGACCTAAGTATAACTTTCTTCCTGTCACTCTTCTTGTCAGTTGTATCTTCTACACTATACTTGTAGCTTCTCCAAATCAATCTTTATCCTGGAGTTAGTACATATTTTACTTGGACTCGGACCCCCCCAACCGTCTCGTACGAGGCCTTGCCTTGGGTACGAGCGTTCCTGCTGCAACCTCGTTTGAACCTTAACAAATAGCGacgaaaattgcaacaaatgtGTTACGAATGGTTCGTGATCGTGGCATGACAGAATGTCgcctgcaacaacaacaaaaacaacaacaagagcctcagctacagctacagccacaagTACTCGTCGTACAGCAAACTGAACCAGAGAATTGTAGACCAATGAGGAAATCGTTACCTTGGCTTAAACCACTTAAACATCACGAGTTGAACTCTTAACAgcctgggactgcgactgcggctgggAGAAGACTTTCGGGGCTgcagtgctggctgctggctgctggctgatgatgttgatgaggAGGAGACGAAGACAACATAGAAGTtgacaacggcagcagcagacccagcagcaacagcagcagcagaaacaacaacgagaTTAGCCGCGTTGATGAGAGAAGAGtaacagagagagaactagagagagagagggatggcGATGGAGAGTTCGGAGAGTGGTAGCCATGGGCTCCTGAGGTTGCTTGTTTCTCCATTGGTATCtctctggcctggtctggaCCCGATTACAACCAAGTAACCAagtgtttttgctgttgctgcttgctgtcgTTGCAGCTGATGCAATAAATCGCCGACATTGCTGAAAGTTGTTGCTGAGATTGTGATAAAAGTAAatcgttgcagcagcagcaacactgaGACACTGAGACACGAGACACgatcaggcaggcaggcaggcaggccctCGAGGAAGGACCAGACCCAGATCATCGATATCAAATTACTTCCCATTCAAATGCACAGGCGGTCCTTGTTCCACATACAAGGAACTTCTTTCGCTGTGCTCCTTCTTATCAATTTCATGTGGCCAACTCCACGTCAGAGCACGTAGAAAAAGTTAACACACACAAGGAGCAAGGGGAAGTGGAATGGGAAGGGGAGGGAAAACTTGTGCCAAGCACTTGGAATTTTTGGGGTAAAAGCATCCCCATAAGCGTTACGCTGGCGTATTCTAAACTTTGAGCGCTACTTTTTGCCCATGAAGCTAAAGTCATTATCATTAAAGCCATGCCATACTCTTCTGGCAAAAAACTTTCACTCCGTTGTGACTGTTTcggagtgtgcgtgtgtgtgtgtatgtgtgtgtgtgtgcaggaaCGAGGACGAAAGAGCTGAGCggaaaatattgtaaattgtatctaACAGATACTTTATCGAGCCGAAAtagaaacttttgccattgtcCGCGAGCAACAgaactgccacacacatgaaaGGAGAGAAGTTGAAGGAGGGTGAGCCATAGCTGGGAGGGGAGTTACTTGGGAATTACATGCCAAGAAGATAATGAGAGTATAACTGGGCGTGGCATCGACTTGCGAGCATTCTCCGACTGCAAGGGAAAACTTTCTCGTGTGTCgcaatggaaaagtttttgcgcTCTGCTGCATGGAAAATGCTCATTCAAAAAGCGGCCACAGGAACGAGGATATACATTTTCTTGCACTAATTTCAGAATCATTATTTTCCGCTCTCTGCTTGGAAACAGTGACAGTGAAGAATGGCTTAAGAAACATCTATTAAGGTTCAGAAATTAAgggaacagacagacaattaTCAATCATAAATGTGGGATCAGCACTATTAcgaaagaaaattgaaataaactCAAGATTTTGCAATAGAATTTCGAGCGTAATTTGTAGAAATAAGACAGAATCTTGGCAGCTTGTCCATCCATTGTATCTATGAACTTATTAAGCCAAGATTCGGGATGGCATGGTAGATGACCTTTGTGGATTTTAGCATCCTCTGCCACCCCAAGCCGGCCCAAAGTTGAGTCTACACCATTTCTGAACTGTTGGGAcgaaggagagagaagaaCGATTGAAGACCGATAGTCGACATGGTcgatatatatgtacgtactaTCTCTGGGGCCCCAGGTAGATGAGGTTGTGGTTCTCCTCGTAATACGCCAGTGCACGCCACAGGCCACGCCCAAGAGCAGGAGGAAAAGCATCAGTGATATTGGGACCCTCATTTCTCGATTTGTGCTGTGCaaccgtggctgtggctatttATAAGCGCAAATTCGATATCGATTCGATATGCATATGATATGGTGGGTTACTGTCTCGGATTAGCTACGATTATTAGTGGTCCCGGAAGTGATTCCGATCTTTTGAAGGACACATTCCCCTTAGCTGTGGAGGTAGGAATTGCCTCTGGCAACAGTTAAAAGTCAGCCAGTGCCGGAGGGACGGGTTAAAATCCCCCAATTTGATGGCCATAATAAGTCTTCATTGCTCAGACACTGACATGAGCATAATTCTGCGGTAATCATTGCCCCTTGggctatgtatgtatttattaagCCAAGATTCGGAATCGTTTGGTACGACTAAGCTGCATGGTAGATagattttttgtgttttagcATGCTCTGCCACCCCAGGCCGGTCCAAAGTTGAGTCTACACCATTTCTGAACTGTTTGGACGAAGGAGAGAGTTCGATTAAAGAGCGGTAGTCGACATGGTCGATATATATGAACGTACTATCTCTGGGGCCCCAGGTTGACGATTTTCTCGCCGGCATAGGATTGGGCATGCCTAAGGCCACGCCcacgagcaggaggagtagcaTCAGTGATATTGGGACCATCATTTCTGGATTTGAGTAGCGCATctcgtggctgtggctatttATAAGCGGAAATTCGGTATCCGTTCGATTTGTCTCGGATTAGATACGATTATTAGTTGTCCCGGAAGTGGATTCGATCTTTTGAAGGACACATTCCCATTAGCTGCGGTGGTGGGCATTTCCCATGATGGAAGTAGCCGAGATTCGGGTAGGTCTGCTCTGGCAAGAGGTAAAAGTAAGCCAGTGCCGGAGGGACGGGTTAAAATCCCCCAATTTGATGGCCATAATATGTCTTCATTGCTCAGACACTGACATGAGCATGATTCTGCGGTAATCATTGCCCCTTGGGCTATGGAAATCAGCGATGCATTGTGGCCCATTGCCAGTCGCTGGCTGCCATTAAATTGCAGCCAAGAAATCGGCGGTCCGGCAAATCTGGAGCTGGAAAGAGTGAAAGGCAAGCgggaggagatggagatggagaagagAACTTGCAGCTGGTTCGGTTTCGGTCCTCCGATCTGCCTGGGTAACCTGATTCAATGAGCTTGAAAATCTATCACCGCATGCGGGGCCTTTCTTTTTGCCACACATTTCTGCCTCTAAAAAGGCCAAGACTTGattgaccagcagcagcagcggcagcggcagctcccaTTCTGTTTATGAGCCTTTTTTCGGAATACTTTCTAAAgcattgccgttgccatgccgtttgccttttgccgtttgccatGGTTGTGCCCGCAGTTGTTTTATTACAAATTGGAAATTTGTCTCAAAAGCGCCCAAGGAGACAGCATTTGCATACGCCAAAGTTCGACAAATTTCCAAACGCATTTATCTCCACACTCAGATCTGCAGCGAGCTCAGTCAGTCAGACACGACACAAGTCGCGGTCTGCTCTTTTTCCCATTGGTTTGTCTTTGATTTTACTTTCGAAAGGCAATTAATTAGTGGGGGAGAAAACACAGTCGAGTGCTCTGTAAAACTCTTGCAcgctgactgactgaaagACACAGCCCAAAACTGGACATATGAGGCTATAAGGCTGCAAATTTCACTCTTTCGGGCCCTACAATATGCACTGGAAAATGGAGGTCAAAGTTGAGTGGCAGAATGCAGTTTTTCTTACTCATTAGCCTGGTTTGAATTGTGAGCGAAAAGTGCAAACTGAAGTACAGAAATATTTTCCTTCCTTTGATACGTTGATATGCGACACACTGCAAGCGtttctttcgcttttgggAAGACTAAAGAATATCtcaaatttatggcaaaaacTATGAATTgggcaaaacaatttaaacgCCCATGCAAATAGCTCTCACATCGTTCGGTTCTTGTTTTAAGTGCAACATTGTTCTACCCTCCACGAAAAGAATTCCTTCCCAAAGGGAATTCTGAATGTATTCTTTGACGGTTTGATTTCGGGTAGAAGCTCTCATTTctgtggcatacttttggggctCGGCcaaaaaactttatttatattttggtgTAGAaagaatgtatgtaaaataattcaagcaaaatagaaaaaaaaacaaaaaaagaaaagaacaaactTAGATTTATGCATATTGAACTCGTTTTTATTATactaattttaaaataaatatagccGTGAGGATTTCCTAAATTATATTCTCTCTTTTGCCGACTTATCATACTTTTCCATAAAATCTATTCCTAGTTGGATGCATAATTGTatcgcaaatatttgcatatcataataatattttatcaaTTGAATATTGTGTGTGCAATGTGGAAACGCATTCGATTGATTAAACAGCGTGTGAAAGGAGCAAGGACCTCCGGCTTTGTGCCTGTCCCACACAATTAAACCGAATATTAATTATGCAGAATCGCATGGCATATCGATTTGCCATAACTGACACATTTTGCAGCCATTGTTCCTTCTTCTGCGGtggctcctgcagcagctgttgcggACTTGTGGGGGCCGATCCCCCACAAAGCAGATGGAGATGACAGAGACACTGCGCCTATTCCTGCCACAAGGGAATCCTctactctgtctctgtctctgtctccgtctcggTGTCTCTGTGTTTGCAATTAGTAGCGCTTTATTTGCTAGTGTTGGTGCAGGCTGCTGACAAATGCAAAGGCATATGATGCCGACTGGCCCCCGTGTGTAGACCCGTACAATGACCCACATTGTGATGCGCTTTTATTAGACACGCGAGGCGCAAAAACAAAGGCTCCTCCACAATGGCTCCCCCAGACAATGGACTGGCAAGGGGAcgacagcatcatcatcatcaaacaTAAAAGCGAATGAAGGAGCGCGAAACTCACATGGAGACAATGCAAATGTGTCACAGGCGCAGGACATTAAACTCTCCATCCGAGTACGATTGCATGTGAGAAATTTGAGATTAAATCAAGGAACGATTTCTAAGATTTTCGTTACGAACAAAGTGGCTTGGAGTTTACCTTCTAAACAGTCTGGAAATTCTATTATAAGCATACGAAAACGGAGAgtctaaaaacatttttggaaaTGAATAACGAGCGGCGTCGCTCCTCTGCGGCAACAGAATTCCTGGAGGTTGTGGTGCGGCCCAAGAAATATTATAAAGTAAAGCATCCTCAAGAGCAGTCCGATCGTGGCAAAATTATCGTTAGTTCTGGCGAGAGGTGGCGCATACTCAAAAATGTGGCCATCATCTCCGTGGCCATGATGACGCAGTACGTGGCCTATCAGGTGAGTTCGAAGACTAAAACTGACCAAGAGCCACCAGCATCAACGGACATATTATCTTAAGGGCACCCTGAACCTGCAGTCCTCGCTGAATGCGAAAGATGGTCTGGGCACCATTGCACTCTCCTGCATCTACCTCTCGATGGGCGTCTCCTGCCTGATCCTGCCCACCATCATGATACGCATGCTGACCTGCAAGTGGACATTGGTCATTGGCATGGCCGCCTTCATACCCTACATAGCCCTGCAGCTGTACTCGCGGTATGTGGTCCCAGAATAACATTCACCATGACACTCTTTGAGGCATCTTTTGCGTGCAGCTTCTACACACTCATTCCGGCGGGCATTCTGCTGGGCGTGGCTGCTGCCCCCATGTGGGCCGCCCATGCCACGTATCTCACGCAGATCAGTCAGATTTATGCGATTATAACCTCATCGGAGATGGATGCCGTGATCACGCTGTTCTTTGGGATCTTCTTCTTTGCCTGGCAGAATGCGGACACCATTGGCAATCTGATGTCCAGTTTGGGTGAGTTTTTGGCTGCTAAATCCCAAGATCTCATTACAACTGGCAGCCCGCCtgcttaattgcatttctgaTTAGTTGGGGGACTAGTCAGAGCAGTGCACCCCATAATGAGATTCAGCAAAAGAGGTGGTGAGGTGTGGTTTAGGGAGGGGGAAGGGTACTGGGCTACCCTTTGACCAATGGGGCAGTTAGTCAGTTCCAGTTAGCCGCAAGAGcagccaccatcatcatcatcaccagcatCACCAATAGGCAGACCGCAGACCTTAACAACAAGCGgcacatgcaacaacaaagcgGGCCAGTTTACACCTGCAGTTAGTGTGGCAAagggggcaggcagggagcttcacctgcacctgcacctgcacctgcatgGCCTTTCCCATgtaattatttgtaatttgtttgcccaagAGCAGGCAAGTGCAGCTCTCGTTGTTGTCCTAGTTGGTCCTTGTTCACCGTGCACTTGGGCTGCTTCCTCCTCCACTTTACATTTCTCGTACGCCTCCTCCACTCGTGTACATTCGGAAGTGCTTAGCTATGGTTGTTATTGCAGCTAATAcaatatagagagagaggcccCAAGATGGGGCCCAGCATGTACAGACATGACGAAAATGCCAGCAGCTACTTAAAAGCCTTTCCATTTGCAATATTaaggcatgggcatgggcatggcaatgggaatgggagaggGAACGAGTGTGGTAgggatatatttatatagattgATGATGGCGACATCGCCAGCTGACAAACGGAAACGAGAAATAATTAACCCAGAAATGGCCAGAAAAATCCTGGCAGAGAGTCAGAAAGAGAAATGCAAAAGCTTATGGCGTAATTGTCTAATGGCAGCGACAAAAGCGTGTCCAATGCGAGGCTCCATAAATTATCAGAAGTCCAGGAAGTCCAGGGACTTATCCGTTGATGGGGCGAGGGATTTCCTATGCTAATCTCCACCGAGGAGGAGAGTCAGCAGCAACTACCCCTTGTAGATCTTTCAATTACGAACCACCACAAAAGAAATCAGCAGCACAAAACATTCCCTGGCATATGCCTGGgggtcgtgtcgtgtcgtgtcgcgTTGCCTTCAAGTTGAATACATTTCGATTAATACAAATTTGCTTGCCTCCCCATCATTTTGAATGCGAAATCGAATTATGCGCGGAATTTAAGTGGAATTCGTTCGAGGTTCGAGGGGCGTGAGCGAGAAATTCAACGAAAATTTGCATCAATTTTTCTTGGCATTAACAACAGGATGAGCTGGCAATGAGATCGCTGAGAGCAAAAGGAAGGGATGGATGGACtggcatgggatgggattGTGCTGAGAGCTATCTGTGCCATTATTGAGTTAATAAATCACATGCCAGCTTCAattacagccacagcccaatGGCCCAGCGCGACTGCTTACCTCAAAAATTCAGTTGACTGACaactggaggagctgctgctggaattcCTGAATGCTCGAGCAGCAGAAATGTCATTACCAGCCACTTGAAATATTCGATTTTCTATTCAAATGCTAAATTTGCGTAATAACTCAACCCTCCCctcagcacccagcacccagctcCCCGTCTCGGTCCCTGTCCCAGTGTGTATCTACTTTCGCTTTGCAATTCGCgcttgtttgccattttggttgggtgaaaaggaaaggaaaatatCCAAATTGAAGTGCTGAGAGTGGGCGTGTCCCTcccctgactgactgatgtCGTggctgaatgactgactgactgcctgaatGAATGCTGACTTCAATGAGTGTCTCAAGCATGTTGGGACTTAACAGAAATTGATATGGAATTGAATTAAACACGCGAGAGTGAAAGGAAAGtggtctgcctgctgcctgctgtgtgAGTGCCAATCGTTGCTTGCACTCGCTGACTTTTCTACTCGTTACTGGTACCCATTGAGGCTTCGACCCATTCCACCATTCCAATCGTTAACTCATTGAACAAATTACGAAAGCATGAACAGATCGTAAAACTCGTTCCTCAATAACGAAGCTGATTTCCCCTCCGCCCtcgtgtgggtgtgggtggaaCGCAGTACGGCGTGAACGTGCGAACAAACCGGATATCCGTTTATGGAACGGATGTTGCCTGATTTCCGACCCATTGACAGAATCACCCTACAGGAAGGGGATTCCTTCCCTTCCCCCTGCACAGATTATCGGCCATAATTTATCTTCAACTTGCATTAAATGACAAAAATGTATTGTGCTCTCGGTACGAGCTGTATTGTTGTGCTCATAAATCAGAGATCAAGCCCCCGAGCACGGTAATTGCTTTGGAAATGCGGCCAAACTGGGTTAAGCTGAAATTAGTTGTTTAGACTCGGACTTCGTGGTGGGCAAAAACATTTCTGATTTAGCTTTTCGAttggactctctctctctctctctctctatgtctgcAATTGTAGTTTGGCTTTGTTGGCCCAactttttcacacacacacaactggcACAAACAATATTTCAAAACGGTGCCCCGCCCAGAGTAgagctctgtctctgtctgtctctggctgtgatTCTGGGTTCCgtttctggttctgtttctggCGGATTGGGGCTGGGCACTGGGGTACATGCACagtaaattttcatttgcaagaCGGTTTGCCAGTGTTCCCCGAGCGGCAGGGAGGGATATGCATTTAAATACGTGTTGAATTAttgtcctgcagcagcaggagcagcaccagcaccagaatATGGCGAGGATATGCTCCAGTTATGCACAGCTACATTCTCCCACCCTTTCCTGTAtctattaaattaaattgcttaattttctgcaactgcaagcaggaggagagggACAGGCAAACGGCGCTAGAGGACTGCCAGAGGACATGGAGCAAAAGGGAACATCAAACATTACAAAACTTTCATCATTGTGTGACATGgaattatgtatttgtttgcttgcttctccctctccctctcattctccctgtccctgttccAGTCGCCTGGCAACATTCATTTCAGTTGTTTAGATTTTATGCtctgcaattttatttattgtagaCTTTCCTCTCCGAGAGATAAGTCTCTTTATACGAGTATTCCTGCATGTAGAGTGCCTCTCATTCCCTGCTCTCATTCTCAGcttcattgttgctgctgctgctgctgctgctgctgctgttggttatTGTTGCTTGGTAGTTGCTCAGTGTGGCAATAGTAGCAATAATAACTAAAATAAATGGACTGTTACTCGGTGTCATGTGGTCCCCAGAGTGTTTATGAGAGAAAGAGCCAGGAAGGAACTACAGAGATTTGCTTGGGGATGCAAACTCGTAGGGGGAACAAATCTaaaaccagagaaaaaaaCTAACACTTAATCCTGGAACTATTGCTAAAATATATACTTTAAAGTGCTTTGTAttaagtttaaatatttcaatggaTTTACTTTCAAAACGAAGCTTGTACCATTAGGTTTGATTATGTTTAAAACCGAAATATTTTCTCAttgaaatgtgtgtgcgtttttttctgttgtttgtttttgttcagaCTAGCAGAGCGGGGCGGCAGCACTGTAAACAGCCCAGCTTAACAGTCTGTTCTTGTTTCCCACTAACAGCTAGTAGCACAGCCCGTCTACAGTGCTGTTAGCGCACCGGTCACAGCTCTGTTAGCGCTCTGTGGCAGCGCTCTCACGATCCACGCGCTCGCGAGCTGCCTAAGCTCGTAAGCTAGAATAAAGCGACGCTCGAACCCCCCTTAGCTTTGCATTGTACTATTTCTTTGGCGGTTCTTACATTTGGATCTTACTTCAGCGCCACCAATCCCCCCTCCTAAAAACAGTTTGGTTTTGATGTTTCTGCTTGCCATTTTTCCATAAGTGAGCGACACTCAGACCAACTTAAATCAACAATTTCCCATTAAAGCGGACACTTTTTTCTCAGTAATATAGACATACACCTGAAACCCCACACAGCCACCTCATCCCTGCCCATCATCAtaagcagccacagcccagaCACAGATCCGTCTTAAAGGGCTCCgacagtggctgccacttccaGGAATCGCAGACGAGACACACCAGGGCCCCCCTGCAACATTGGACTCATAATTCATTAAGACTTTTTTGAGTTATGCACAACTTTTTACATTTCTTCCTTGCCTGCTTTCagttcgtttttattgtttctttttttttaacaactctgtctgctgcctggGGACAAAACCGATAAGAGCTGAAGGGCGAAGTGAGGAGGAGAGGACTTCCCTTCTGTTTCAGGATGATAACTGGCTACCgttaa
Encoded here:
- the LOC117893305 gene encoding UNC93-like protein codes for the protein MNNERRRSSAATEFLEVVVRPKKYYKVKHPQEQSDRGKIIVSSGERWRILKNVAIISVAMMTQYVAYQGTLNLQSSLNAKDGLGTIALSCIYLSMGVSCLILPTIMIRMLTCKWTLVIGMAAFIPYIALQLYSRFYTLIPAGILLGVAAAPMWAAHATYLTQISQIYAIITSSEMDAVITLFFGIFFFAWQNADTIGNLMSSLALQAPEEQPGKPRNI